The DNA window CCCTGTGATGCTTTCAATGTGGATATTGTGACGATATTGTCTTGCCCTGAGCAGTTTGAAACTACATTCCGCCGTTTCCGGACCCGCCGCCGCGAGTTGGAACAACTTTGCAAACTTTAGGAGAACTTCTGGAGCCAACCTTCGCCCCGGAAGTGGGCGGGGCGCCGGGCGGAAGCGGCCGACGATGCCGGGTGCCGGGTCTGAAGCCCAGCCGCCGGCCAGGCGCTAGATGGCGGGGCTGCTCCGGCTGGCCCTCACCTCCAGCCGGCCCGTCCTCCTCTCGTACGGCAGCTTCGCCAGGGCGCTGAGCCGCACCCTACTCACGTTCTTCGACCTGGCCTGGAGGCTGCGGCTAAAGTTCTCCTACCTCTACCTGGTGTCCTCCATGATGCTAAACGTCCGGCTGCaggtggggtggagagagaggggaggagggggagggggaggaggggagggggaggagggggaggagggggagggggggggaggggggggagggggaggggggggaggggagggggggagggggaggggggggagggggaggggggaggggaggggggggagggggaggggggggagggggaggggggggagggggaggggggggaagggggggggagggggggaggggggggggaggggggggggagggggggagggggggagggggaggaggggtgggagagtAAGGAGTCGGGTGGAGTGGGAGCAAGTAAAGGATGGGGTaggtgggtggggggaataaGGGTGGCGTAGGGGAGTAGGATGGGGGGAGTGTGAGGTGGGGTagaagagtgggggagggggagtgtgggggagaggagggagggggtaggagatggtgaagtgggggtgggagaggtgtgaggggaagaggggagaggagtgggggtAGAGGTGTGGTAGGGGAAAGGGGTGGGGTAGGGAgtgtgagaggggagggagttctgtggaggaggtggtggtggggtgggtacAGGGTGGTAGAGGGGGTGGGAAAGATGTGGGGAGGAGACAAGGGTGGTGGATGGGGGTCGGGGAGGAGGGGTTGGATTGTTTTGGGTGCTGGGATGGGGTGGATGGGGAAATGGGATGGGAACTGAAGGGTGGGTGGGGgcagctgaggaacagaggggatGGGGTGGGTTAGGTGAGCTGAGCAGATGGAGTGGGGAGGGTGTGACGTaggggattttttttattggggtgagattggagggtggggggtgggaggagagagacagTAAAGAGTGTGAATCCGGGAACTGTAGATGAAAAGGTGGATTTGGAGATTGTGTAAAAAGCACCTGTTTCATTTCTTTATAGGTTCACATTGAGATCCACTAG is part of the Narcine bancroftii isolate sNarBan1 chromosome 12, sNarBan1.hap1, whole genome shotgun sequence genome and encodes:
- the LOC138747089 gene encoding salivary gland specific protein SAGSIN1, with the protein product MAGLLRLALTSSRPVLLSYGSFARALSRTLLTFFDLAWRLRLKFSYLYLVSSMMLNVRLQVHIEIH